The Alphaproteobacteria bacterium genome window below encodes:
- a CDS encoding acyl carrier protein: MGITSDFFESGGDSLKAVRIVAYLRALNEEHPELQIGKGFSTLSATNILQHHTPSALLQSCFGCSPAIQPLTPEIPIIPRPTEMRLRVPASFQQTIMYTGDHLLAS; the protein is encoded by the coding sequence ATGGGGATAACCAGCGACTTTTTTGAAAGCGGCGGGGACTCCCTCAAGGCTGTTCGCATTGTCGCCTATCTACGCGCTCTTAACGAGGAACACCCTGAGTTGCAGATAGGCAAGGGCTTCTCAACCTTGTCAGCTACGAATATCTTGCAGCATCATACGCCGAGTGCCTTGCTGCAATCTTGCTTTGGATGTTCGCCGGCCATTCAACCATTGACTCCAGAGATCCCCATTATTCCTCGACCAACTGAGATGAGGTTGCGGGTCCCTGCCTCTTTCCAGCAGACAATTATGTACACAGGAGATCATCTGTTGGCATCTTAG